The following are from one region of the Tenacibaculum dicentrarchi genome:
- a CDS encoding acyl-CoA thioesterase, with the protein MKNTAELLKILTLENLGNNNFNGISKDIGSPIVFGGQVLAQSLNAAYRTVSDERILHSLHSYFLEAGNLELSITYNVQVIRDGGSFSTRRVTAIQEDKTIFILACSFHKKEEGYEHQKPIKKDIKQPEELLSWSDMLVQFSDFLPKKLKAFLSIERPVDFKPVHIVNPFDLKDLPPVVDVWFKLKDASQDLNLALKQQILTYISDYNILTTCLNPNASVAHFGNTQMASLDHSMWFYRDFDFSDWLLFSIESPNTFGARGFATGNIYTRKGVLVASVAQEGLMRAIKKN; encoded by the coding sequence ATGAAAAATACAGCAGAATTATTAAAGATATTAACGCTAGAAAATCTAGGAAACAATAATTTTAACGGAATAAGTAAAGATATTGGAAGCCCTATTGTATTTGGCGGACAGGTTTTAGCACAATCATTAAACGCTGCATATCGTACAGTTTCTGATGAGCGTATTTTACATTCTTTGCATTCGTATTTTTTAGAAGCTGGAAATTTAGAACTCTCAATTACTTATAATGTACAAGTAATTCGTGATGGCGGAAGTTTTTCTACTCGAAGAGTTACAGCAATTCAAGAAGATAAAACTATTTTTATTTTAGCGTGTTCTTTTCATAAAAAAGAGGAAGGTTACGAACATCAAAAGCCAATTAAAAAAGACATAAAACAGCCTGAAGAATTGTTAAGTTGGTCGGATATGTTGGTGCAATTCAGCGATTTTTTACCTAAAAAATTAAAAGCTTTTTTAAGTATCGAGCGACCTGTCGATTTTAAACCTGTTCATATAGTAAATCCTTTCGATTTAAAAGATTTACCTCCCGTAGTTGATGTTTGGTTTAAGTTAAAAGATGCTTCTCAAGATTTAAACTTGGCTTTAAAGCAACAGATTTTAACGTATATTTCTGATTATAATATTTTAACGACTTGTTTAAACCCAAATGCGAGTGTTGCTCATTTCGGAAATACGCAAATGGCAAGTTTAGACCATTCTATGTGGTTTTATCGTGATTTTGATTTTTCCGATTGGTTATTATTTTCAATCGAAAGCCCTAATACATTTGGCGCTCGTGGTTTTGCAACGGGTAATATTTACACTCGAAAAGGCGTTTTAGTAGCATCGGTAGCGCAAGAAGGTTTGATGCGAGCTATTAAAAAGAACTAA
- a CDS encoding GNAT family N-acetyltransferase — MYILSCNKSSLNVRYFYNINEISINIWKELNCTNNWYFHPKYLEALQQNNSKIQFAYIVLFDEQNSAVALATIQIVDFYLDSVQNEMQSIVHWVKCIGRKFRFLPPEKIFKILTCGNTFVSGEHGIFIKENQNRNEILPKIAEAVFVFSTLKPENIADAFMLKDFENKSLFSKSVLKEESYSAFNVEPNMVLHIAQNWNSLDDYLADLKTKFRVKARKALKNSIVLKTEDITADRLKDLFPEMTVLYKTVSSKASFNLGDFNLQTFQTLKDNLGDAYFLKAYWLEDKLVGFLSGIFNQNSLDAHFVGIDYQNNKEYAIYQRMLYDYISLGIESQVKSINFGRTASEIKSSVGAIPQDLTIYLRHKKTITNKILSLFLKKIQPSEFKQQYPFKEKKILSEVKL, encoded by the coding sequence GTGTATATTTTATCTTGTAATAAATCTTCTTTAAATGTTCGATATTTTTATAATATCAACGAAATATCAATTAATATTTGGAAAGAATTAAACTGTACGAATAACTGGTATTTTCATCCGAAGTATTTAGAAGCATTACAGCAAAACAACTCAAAAATACAATTTGCATATATTGTTTTGTTTGATGAACAAAATAGTGCCGTAGCTTTGGCGACTATTCAAATTGTCGATTTTTATTTAGATAGCGTTCAAAATGAGATGCAATCAATTGTACATTGGGTTAAATGTATAGGACGAAAATTTAGGTTTTTACCTCCTGAAAAAATATTTAAAATCCTCACTTGTGGAAACACTTTTGTAAGTGGAGAGCATGGTATTTTTATTAAAGAAAATCAGAATAGAAATGAAATTCTTCCTAAAATAGCCGAAGCAGTATTCGTATTTTCTACTTTAAAACCTGAAAATATAGCGGATGCTTTTATGCTAAAGGATTTTGAAAATAAATCACTGTTTAGTAAATCGGTGTTAAAAGAAGAAAGTTATAGTGCTTTTAATGTAGAGCCAAATATGGTTTTACATATAGCCCAAAACTGGAATTCGTTAGATGATTATTTAGCAGATTTAAAAACGAAATTTAGAGTAAAAGCTAGAAAAGCATTGAAAAATAGTATTGTTTTAAAAACTGAAGATATTACTGCAGATAGATTGAAAGATTTATTTCCTGAAATGACGGTATTATATAAAACAGTTTCAAGCAAAGCTAGTTTTAATTTAGGCGATTTTAACTTACAAACTTTTCAAACTTTAAAAGATAATTTAGGCGATGCTTATTTTTTAAAAGCATATTGGTTAGAAGATAAATTAGTTGGTTTTTTATCAGGAATTTTTAATCAAAATTCACTAGATGCTCATTTTGTAGGAATCGATTATCAGAACAATAAAGAGTACGCTATTTATCAGCGAATGTTGTACGATTATATTTCTTTAGGAATAGAGAGTCAAGTAAAATCAATAAATTTTGGAAGAACAGCTAGCGAAATAAAAAGTTCGGTTGGTGCTATTCCTCAAGATTTAACTATTTATTTACGCCACAAAAAAACGATTACAAACAAGATTTTAAGTTTGTTTTTGAAAAAAATTCAACCATCTGAATTTAAACAGCAATATCCTTTTAAAGAGAAAAAAATACTATCAGAAGTTAAATTATAA
- the recJ gene encoding single-stranded-DNA-specific exonuclease RecJ, with protein MRWTLKKEPDLLKVNQLAKELSVEKTLAKILVQRNIDTFDKARKFFRPSLDDLHDPFLMKDMHIAVQRIEKAIANNENILVFGDYDVDGTTAVSLLSSYLKTIHPKVATYIPDRYAEGYGVSYMGIDFADDNDFSLIIALDCGIKAIDKVAYASEKNIDFIICDHHKPGKEIPKAVAVLNAKQEDCFYPYDELCGCGVGFKLIQGLASKRNQTIDDLIPYLDLVATAIAADIVPMTGENRTLTYFGLQVINSKPRNGIKAIIEQLDKKELTITDVVFIIAPRINAAGRMKHGIHAVELLTEINFDSAVEFASEIEKFNADRKGLDKKITQEALLQIENNNETEKFTSVVFDENWHKGVIGIVASRLIETYYRPTLVFTKSGDKLAASARSVKGFDVYNALEQCAEFIEQFGGHKYAAGLTLVPEQYENFKNKFEEVVKNTIDKNLLIPEISIDSELDLSEISPKFFRIIKQMAPFGPLNMRPTFSTTAVRDNGFGKQVGADKTHLKLNIIYGADNRTYNSIGFSLGKKLPLIQNEFDIAYALDENTWNGNTSIQLLLKDIK; from the coding sequence ATGCGTTGGACTTTAAAAAAAGAACCCGATTTATTAAAAGTAAATCAATTAGCTAAAGAGTTATCTGTTGAAAAAACATTGGCTAAAATTTTAGTACAACGCAATATTGATACTTTTGATAAAGCTCGAAAATTTTTTCGTCCTTCTTTAGATGATTTGCACGACCCTTTTTTAATGAAAGATATGCATATCGCCGTACAACGAATTGAAAAAGCCATTGCAAACAACGAAAATATTTTAGTTTTTGGAGATTATGATGTGGACGGAACAACAGCTGTTTCGTTACTTTCTTCTTATTTAAAAACAATTCACCCGAAGGTTGCTACATATATTCCTGATAGATATGCCGAAGGTTACGGAGTTTCTTACATGGGAATTGATTTTGCTGATGACAATGATTTCTCTTTAATTATTGCCTTAGATTGTGGAATTAAAGCTATTGATAAAGTTGCTTACGCTTCCGAAAAAAATATCGATTTTATTATTTGCGACCATCATAAACCTGGTAAAGAAATTCCGAAAGCAGTTGCTGTTTTAAATGCAAAACAAGAAGATTGTTTTTATCCTTATGATGAATTATGTGGTTGTGGTGTTGGTTTTAAACTGATTCAAGGTTTAGCATCAAAAAGAAATCAAACTATTGATGATTTAATACCGTATTTAGATTTGGTTGCCACTGCAATTGCAGCTGATATTGTTCCAATGACTGGCGAAAATAGAACCTTAACTTACTTCGGATTACAGGTTATTAATTCAAAACCAAGAAACGGAATTAAAGCCATTATTGAACAATTAGATAAAAAAGAATTAACTATTACCGACGTTGTTTTTATCATCGCTCCGCGGATAAATGCGGCTGGTAGAATGAAACACGGAATTCATGCCGTAGAACTTTTAACAGAAATAAATTTTGATTCGGCTGTTGAATTTGCTTCAGAAATTGAAAAATTTAATGCTGACAGAAAAGGTCTCGATAAAAAAATTACTCAAGAAGCTTTACTTCAAATTGAAAATAATAATGAAACTGAAAAATTTACTTCAGTTGTTTTTGATGAAAATTGGCACAAAGGCGTTATCGGAATTGTAGCATCAAGATTAATTGAAACCTATTACAGACCCACCTTAGTTTTTACAAAAAGTGGCGATAAATTAGCCGCTTCTGCCCGTTCTGTAAAAGGATTTGATGTATATAATGCCTTAGAACAATGTGCGGAATTTATTGAACAATTTGGTGGACATAAATATGCTGCGGGTTTAACTTTAGTTCCTGAACAATACGAGAATTTTAAAAATAAATTTGAAGAAGTAGTAAAAAATACTATCGATAAAAACTTATTAATTCCTGAAATTAGTATTGATTCTGAATTAGATTTATCAGAAATATCACCTAAATTTTTTAGAATTATTAAACAAATGGCACCTTTTGGTCCTTTAAATATGAGACCTACTTTTTCGACAACTGCCGTTAGAGATAATGGTTTTGGAAAACAAGTTGGTGCTGATAAAACACATTTAAAACTAAATATTATTTATGGAGCTGATAATAGGACTTATAATTCTATTGGTTTTAGTTTAGGGAAAAAACTTCCTTTAATTCAAAATGAATTTGATATTGCATACGCACTAGATGAAAATACTTGGAACGGAAATACAAGTATTCAACTGCTTTTAAAAGATATAAAATAA
- the mscL gene encoding large-conductance mechanosensitive channel protein MscL yields MLKEFKEFAMKGNLVDIAVGFVMGAAFKQVVTSFTGGIVSPLIGLLFNADFKDLKYIAKEGVADAAGKVTGEVAILYGEFLTNIIDFIIVAFVMFMVVKGVNALKKKEVPAPEAPKGPSQEDLLAEIRDLLKK; encoded by the coding sequence ATGCTTAAGGAATTTAAAGAGTTTGCAATGAAAGGTAACTTAGTCGATATTGCTGTCGGTTTTGTGATGGGTGCTGCTTTTAAACAAGTAGTAACTTCTTTTACAGGCGGAATTGTATCTCCATTAATCGGGTTATTGTTTAATGCTGACTTTAAAGATTTAAAATACATCGCTAAAGAAGGTGTTGCCGATGCAGCAGGAAAAGTAACTGGTGAAGTTGCGATTCTTTATGGTGAATTTTTAACTAACATTATTGATTTTATCATCGTTGCTTTTGTAATGTTTATGGTTGTAAAAGGTGTGAACGCTTTAAAGAAAAAAGAAGTTCCAGCTCCTGAAGCTCCAAAAGGACCAAGTCAGGAAGATTTATTAGCTGAAATTAGAGACTTATTAAAAAAGTAA
- a CDS encoding OsmC family protein, producing MASHTVTTVWKENMQFETDNPSGHKVFIDVGEESGGKGEGLRPKAMMLSALSGCSGLDIIPLLNKMRTSITDLKMEVTGELTEEHPKYYHIVTVDYHFYGTDLNEDKINKAVQLSVDKYCGVMEMFRKFAEVKITSHFHNQ from the coding sequence ATGGCTTCACATACAGTTACAACAGTTTGGAAAGAAAACATGCAATTTGAAACCGACAACCCTAGCGGGCATAAAGTTTTTATAGATGTTGGTGAAGAAAGTGGTGGAAAAGGCGAAGGTTTAAGACCCAAAGCTATGATGTTATCAGCATTATCAGGCTGTTCAGGCTTAGATATTATTCCTCTTTTAAACAAAATGAGAACTTCAATAACTGACCTTAAAATGGAAGTTACTGGCGAATTAACAGAAGAACATCCTAAATATTATCATATAGTTACTGTTGATTATCATTTTTATGGAACTGATTTAAATGAAGATAAAATTAATAAAGCAGTACAATTATCTGTAGATAAATATTGTGGTGTAATGGAAATGTTTAGAAAATTTGCCGAAGTAAAAATTACATCTCATTTTCATAATCAATAA